The Acinonyx jubatus isolate Ajub_Pintada_27869175 chromosome D3, VMU_Ajub_asm_v1.0, whole genome shotgun sequence DNA segment GGCCTTGGAGTTACTGGGCCAGGCAGCTGCTGCCTAGCACCAACAGGGACTCCCTCCTGCTGAGGTGTGAGCCCCGTCAGGCCTGTGTCTACCCATCCTTCAAGGTCAGTTAGGAGCCAGCCTCACCTGTCCCCTACCCCTCAGACCAGAGGGAGAGGGCACCATGCAGGTGGAGGGGGAGCCCCAGGAACAAAGCCAAGGAGCCAGGTCTTTGGGACAGGCTCCCCGaggatctgggggggggggggctggaagaATATGGTAGTTTCACCGATAATATTGTTTGGTGTTGGTGAGCTATCCACACTATGAAAGAGGATGGGGGGGTGCTCTGGTGGCCCTCCGTGCCCCCATCCTCTGGCCCCCACCTTGTCTCAGGCAGTGATGGGGGCTGTATTGGCTCTGGTGGCTCCTTCCAGAGCTGACTCCAGTGATTCTAAGAATGGAAATGCCTCGAGAGTCTCAGGCACCGGGAGGAGGTGGGCGCAGCTGTGTCTACAGCTCAGGAAGCCCTGAGAAATATTTGTTGTACTTCatgggccagagagagggggtggcAGGGCCCCTTCCCTGGAGCTCCCCCAGGGAATCCACAGGCCCTGTCTGGGTGAGTTTGGGTGCAGGGGCAGGAGCTGGGAGTGAGACCCTTTCCCTCCTGACATGTCACCCTCCTGACTCTTGCCCTTCTGACCTGGGCCTCCCCAGAGGCTGTGCCTTTAtcagtggagaaactgaggcagtcTGAGAGTGACAAGCTCCATTAGACACCCAGCTGTGAAGTGCTAAGGCGTAGACCCAGGTGTGTCTGTCTTGGAGATGCCCTGAGCCTGAGATGCCAGCCTGTCGGGCTGGGGGGCTAGGCTGAGGGGCTGTGTCTCTAGTGGACCTACAGGTGGAGATTGGGTGGGACTTGGCCCAGACACTTCCTACAGGTCCACATGGCAGAGGGCTGGGGCCAGTGTGGAGGCTTTCTCGGGGCAAGGACTGCGGGCCCAGCTGGGAGAGCTGAGGGAGGTGCCCTGTGGCTTCCCCCTGCTCTCCTCTGGATGAAAGACTCTCCTGTTCCCAGCTGTgggcccacccctcctccccaggtgccaGGGGCCTCCAGGCCCCACAGCAGCATCATGAGCCTGGACAAATGGACAGAGGCCCCTCAACCAGGGGAGCCAAGAAGGGAGAACCAGGGTGGGGAAGAGCTGGGGGGCCGCCTATCCCCACTGATACACAGTCCAAGAAGTATGTCTGTTCTTGTTGCAGCTCCTTTCCAagcctccctcctgcctggctggctggtTCCGATTCTGGTAGGGTCCTGGAGAGAGGGGTGAGGAAGGGTTTGGTGCCCAGGAGAGGCCTGTGGCCCCTGGGGTGGTCACAGAGGGTGAGAGCTATACCGGCTTGAGCTTTCCAGCCCTCGTGGGTCCGTCTTGTGGATCAGAGCAGGCGAGGAGGCTGACAGGGAGAcaaatgatggggggggggggggtaagttcACTCTACACACCATCCCCCCACTTTGGCTGGCAGAAGTGGTCTGGGGGCAGCTGTGGCCAGTGCTGGCTGGCTGCAGCTTCCAAGTTTCCCGGAGGTAGGGTGGGTAGGCCTCTGGTGCTCTAACTGAGCACTTGAGCCCCTTCAAGCCCGGGCGAAGGGGAGGTCGGTCCAGGCTGGGGAGGtgggctctgccccctcccagttCCCACGTGTCTGGAAGGGCCACACCAGTCCAGAACACTCCTGctcccatcacacacacataacatacgAGGGGGGAGGGAGCGTACAAGGAAGGGTGTGGCCGTGGATAGTTAGGACTCCGCGACACCGCCGGGAGGTTTCCGGGCCAATTCTACGAGGAGAGGAGTGAGAGGGGCCGCTTCCCGCGTGGGTGCGCATAGGTCCCGGGAGCGTTCTCCCGGCGCCCTCTGGCGGGTGAAAGCCGCGCTGCACCTGGAGGGGGTGAGACGCGGGGCGGCCACAAACCCCGCCCCCTAGGGCCCTTAGGTGGGCCCtggcttccccaccctcccacccggGTGGTCGAGACGCCCGGACAGAGGCCACCTGTCCGGCAGCGGGACTCCGCCTCCGTGCCTATGCGCGCCTATGCTGGGCCCTGCCCTCCGAAGCAGCCTTCCGGTGGCTCCGCCCGCGGCCCAATTTCCAAGCGACTGTTTCCCGGCGACCATGAGGGTGGGGCGGTCTTTTTCCCCGCCCGCCCCGCCTGCCAGCGCCCGCGAGGCCCCGCCTCTGGTTCGGTGCGGGAGCCGGGCCTGCCTGTGGCTGAGACCGCGCGCGCGGCTCGGGGCGGGTCCGCATTGGCAGAGGCATGGCCCGCGTGGCCTCTGGGGTCAGCCACACCGCGGGTGGGCAAcgtcccttctctgggcctcgatTCCCGCGTCTGTAAAACGGGGGCGAGAACAGAGCTTCAGGGCAGTACCGCCTGTCAGTCCCTCCTGAAAGCCCTGCCCCTGTGGGTCTGACCCGGTCTGGGGTCCAAACGCAGCGATGGACTCGCTGGCAGCGCCCCAGGACCGCCTGGTGGAGCAGCTGCTGTCACCGCGGACCCAGGCCCAGAGGCGGCTCAAGGTGTGTGTGGAAAGGGGAGTGGAATGTGGGTCAGCGTGTGTGTGCCTGCCGGGTCCCGGTCCCAAGGGCTCTGGGACATGACAAGGACCGGCAAGGCCAGGGTCCACCTGACTGGGCGCTGGGACCCCGAGGGTGGGGGAGGCTCGGTGCCGCTGCTATAAATAGCCTTTGCTCCGCCTTGGTAGCAGCAGCCAGCCACCCCCGCGGCTGGATGGTGGCCAGATGGGGCCTCCCACCCCCTGGTACACTCAGGAGGGGTGAGTATTGAGGCCAGGGGGCTTCTCCTGCCTATGGAGGGCCTTGGATGTGTGTGAGGGGTCTGGGTCCTGGTGCCCTCTGCCCACCGCCCAAGGGAGGACCCAGCCTAGGCCTGCTGCAGCCAGGCATCCTAAActctacacacacagacacattctCAGGTCCCTGCAAGGCCCCTCACTGAGGCGGGGGCAAGGATGCCTGTCACCCCCTTACCTGCCTTCCCAGCTCCAGGCCTTTGCTCACAGGCCCTCACCCCATTTCTGCCATTGAAACTCCCCACACAGAGGACTCTGCCCTCTGCTGCCTCCATGTCTGAGCCGGGTAGGGAACAGGGCATCGGACTGCCCCAGGATCCAAGCCTGCTCCTGActtgccctgcccctgccccccaggatATCGACAAGCAGTACGTGGGCTTCGCCACACTGCCCAATCAGGTGCACCGGAAGTCTGTGAAGAAGGGCTTCGATTTCACTCTTATGGTGGCGGGTGAGTGGGCTGGACTCCCAGGTGGGGTGGCTTGGGCCATAGCCAGCTAGGCTTTGTCAGAGGGGTCCCAGACTTAACCTGACTCTTTCACTGTACCTGCTGGCAGGTGAGTCGGGCCTGGGGAAGTCCACGCTGGTCCACAGCCTCTTCCTGACCGACTTGTACAAGGACCGGAAGCTGCTCAGTGCCGAGGGTGAGTGGGCCCTATGCAGCCCTGGCATTGGTTCCCCATCCTCTGCTGTGTGACCCTTCAAAGGGGTCGCTTCTGGGTCCAgaccctgctcctctctccccacagcGTGGGTCTCTCCTGTTCAGGGTCCAGGAGGAGTGGCCCAGACCACAGTCAGGCCATGAGGCCAGGGCTAAATTCTAGAATGGATGAGAACAAGGGTCCTGGCTgcccagtgggggtggggtctgagaGTTGGAGAGACCCCTCCAAACGATGCCCCGACACCCACAGAGCGCATCAGCCAGACCGTAGAGATCCTGAAGCACACGGTGGACATTGAGGAGAAGGGGGTCAAGCTGAAGCTCACCATTGTAGACACACCGGGCTTCGGGGATGCTGTCAACAACTCTGAGTGGTGAGGAAAGCCTGGCTGGGGAACAGTCTGTGCCTAGGCTGATCCAGTGTCCCCTCTGGCCTCACGGACCCTCCTGCCTACCTGCAGCTGGAAGCCCATCACCGACTACGTGGACCAGCAGTTTGAGCAGTATTTTCGTGACGAGAGTGGCCTCAACCGCAAGAACATCCAAGACAACCGTGTGCACTGCTGCCTCTACTTCATCTCCCCTTTTGGACACGGGTGCGTGAATGTCCTGGGAACAGGctcagggtggggggtggttccCGCCTCCATGGTTCCCCATTGGCTGCACCTGTGACTGCTTATCTTCTGCCTGTGCCCTCACAACCATGCCCTCCCTGAGCccatcccaccctctctctgtgcccccaccacccccaccacccccaccatgcccctctccacccctggATGCTCTCTGCAGGCTGCGGCCAGTGGATGTGGGTTTCATGAAGGCTCTGCATGAAAAGGTGAACATTGTGCCCCTCATCGCCAAAGCTGACTGTCTCGTCCCCAGCGAGATCCGGAAGCTGAAGGAGCGGGTGAGCCTGGCAACTGGACCTGGGCTAAGTCTCCAGGACCCAGAACACCAAGTGTGCTGATCCTGGGTGCCAGTGCACCTGGCCCCGGGTCCCTGGCCAGGCTCAAATCTGACAACACTTGCCCTGCCACAGATCCGGGAGGAGATTGACAAGTTTGGGATCCACGTGTACCAGTTCCCTGAATGTGACTCTGACGAGGATGAGGACTTCAAGCAGCAGGATCGGGAACTGAAGGTGAGCGGCCTGGGGTGGCATAGGAGGGAACTGGAGGTCAGTTTACTTGGCACCAAGTATCCAGGTCCAACCCGGTGGGGGAAAGAGTCTTTTGTCTGGGCAGCAGAGCTCCtccacctggggtggggtggggtacaGTCACTCATGTCCCCATTGGCTTGTGCAGTTTGGGCCCCGTGTGGTTAGTGTGTCATGGAGCACTTGCCAGGACCCAAAGGCACAGTCCTGGCCAGGCCTCCACCCTGACCCTGCTCCTCAGTCTTCTTCCAATGGGTCACGAGCAGAAGGGTCTGGCCTGATGGCCACAAGCCTGTGTGTGCCCTGGCTCCCAGAATTCTGAGCTCCAGAGGGTGGTTGTGGCTTTGGGTGCCCCGGGACCTAGAGTGGCAATAACCAAGCCTAAGGCACGGGATAGGCAGCCACGGGGCCAAGAGCAGGGTGGAGCCCTTGGCCCCAGCCTAAGTCAGCATCAGTAACAGGAGGCAGGGGCTcagctctggggagggagggatggcgATGGTAGCTGAATGGAGCACTTCCTGATGGGGGATGGTGTCAGAAGGGGAGGATATGCCTGGCTGGGCACATACCCTGTGCCACGGGTATAAGCCATGCCAGCTCTGGCTTCAGAGAAGCCACAAGGGTTGGGCAACCCCAGGATCTCTTTGGGGAGGGGCTGTTGATAGTGATACTGGAGGAGCGACCAGGTGCCGAGTGCCCATGTACCTCTTCAGCCACTAACCCCATACTCACACTAACTGGGCGCGAGCCCTTGTACCTGCCCTTCCCAGGAGAGTGCGCCCTTCGCGGTTATCGGCAGCAACACAGTGGTGGAGGCCAAGGGGCAGCGGGTCCGGGGGCGACTGTACCCCTGGGGGATCGTGGAGGGTGAGTTCAGGCATGGGGTGCGACAGAGGGAGTGGGGTGGCTCCCCCGGGCCTGCACCCACCCAACACCCGCTCTTGCCCCACAGTGGAGAACCAGGCACACTGCGACTTTGTGAAGCTTCGCAACATGCTGAtccgcacacacatgcatgatcTCAAGGACGTGACATGCGACGTGCACTATGAGAACTATCGCGCGCACTGCATCCAGCAGATGACCAGGTGCGCAGCTCTGACCCGGACCTGGATCGTGCACCTCATGTTCCCAGCCAAGGCTCCCTAACAGAGGGCTGATCCTTGCTGCCTTCCCAGATCTGAACTTTGCCCCGACTCCCAAGTAGGCCCCCCCCCCTGCACCTTGTCTTCCCAGAGCCGACCCAACGGTGTGGGAGCTCAGGAGGGCAGAGCCTCGGTAGTGTTGGGGGTCAGACAAACTGTGCTTCTTGTCCACCCCACAGCAAACTGACCCAGGACAGCCGCATGGAGAGCCCCATCCCCATCCTACCACTGCCTACCCCGGATGCTGAGACAGAAAAGCTCATCAGGATGAAGGATGAGGAGGTTAGTGGGGCcacaggggaggagaaggggtgggggtgggggtccagcCCCTCCTATCACGTTTGTCACTCTACCTTCTGCTATTCCCGTCTCACCTCCAGCTAAGGCGCATGCAGGAGATGCTGCAGAAGATGAAGCAGCAGATGCAGGACCAGTGACCCCAACCCAGCCCCACATTGCCATGGATATACTGCCAGTTTCCAGGCTGGCCCTTCCCGTCCCTGGACCCCAACTGGCCTGGACTCCACCCTGGAATAAATCTGGATCTCCAACAGACCTGGGCACAACACCAGTCTTGGAATGGTCCAGACCAGGACTGTTCCCGACTATTCCCAACCTGACCCAGAGATGCAGGCTCATAGCCCCCAAACAACCCTAATTTATTCTCAGCACCAGTCGCTCCCCTTATTTGTATCTGCTTCCAAGGGGCCTGGACAGCAGCCCCCGCAGCTGGCCCTCTTTGGCCTCGGGGGAACAGGAGCTAATTTGGGCCATGACTTTTGAGATCTACCCCTGCCCCAGAAGGTCATGAACTCCGACTCCAGGCCCTACTCAGGTAGGGGGGTAAAACAAGGCAGAATAGGGGAGCAGATCCTCGGCATCCCAGGTCTATTTCTCCATCCCAGTGCCACAGAGTGGACGTGGGAACCCTCATGTGCCCCCTCCCTCGGGCCACCCAGCTTACGCTGAGGCCTCACTTTGTGCCGAGGTGGGCCAGTCCTTCCCTACCTCCTCACCCCTCACTGGGTAGCTCGGTGGCAGGTTGGGCAACAGAAGCCCTTAGGATCCCTCCAGACCGAAGGAGAGCAGCTGGCTGCAGGCAAGGATCTCCCGGGGCTGGTGGGGCAGGGACGCCTGCAATTGCCCAAACTCCTCATCTAGGGCTGTGGCCTGGCCTGAGGGCTCCAGGAACAGTGGGTGCTGGGCAACCTGGGAACCCCCCACCCCTAGACTGCCATTCCCTGCCTGTGGCTGGAGGTCCTTTCTCCCCAGCAGCGCTGTTGCCCTGGGTTGCCTagtccatccctcccccacccccagcatgaTACCTTCCCCCCCAATCCCAGTCTCCAGTTTTGTTCAGTTGTGAATGCTGCATCCTGTCCTGGTGACAGGAGAACAATGTTGGTGAAGTCGCAGCGGTGTCTGAGTGATCCGTGCTCCCCTGGGTTGGTGGGGGGCGGAAGCCCTGGTAGCCTGCGAGCCCCGGTGATAGCGCTCTATCTGGGGCCGCAGCGTCTGTCTACTGGGCCTCCGGGTTATTCCTGGCGGGTGGCAGCGCTGTGGTCGGTTTGGCCGGGGTGCTGGGGcctggcaggggcggggcggcATTATCACTTGGCTCTCCAGCCAACGCTCAGCGCTCCAGAACAAGCCAGGTCACCATCCTCTCGCCATGGGCTCCGGTGAGTTTGGGGTCAGGCAGGCCCGGGACTGCGCTCCTTGAGCAGAGTCGGGTTGGGAGGCGCTGCAGTCATCTGGGCTGCAGTAGGGAGATTTAGGGCGGACTTCCAGTCAGCGCGCGGATGGTCGAGGTGGAGAGGCTTTCGGGTAAGGCGGGGCTCGGGTCTCCGGGGCCCGGGCCGGGCCCAGCGCCCTGGGGTGTACAGGGACCCGCTCAGGTGCCACACAGGCCACCAGGCTCACTGCGGCGCTTCCCTTGCAGGGCCGCGCCGGGCGCTGAgcctgctgctcctgctgctaGCGCCGCTCAGCCGCCCAGTCGCGGGCTGCCCCGCGCCGTGTGGCTGTGCGGGGACGCGCGTGGATTGCGGGCGCCGCGGGCTGACATGGGCCTCGCTGCCCGCCGCCTTCCCGCCGGACACGACTGAACTGGTGCTGACGGGCAACAATCTGACGGCGCTGCCGCCGGGGCTGCTGGACTCGCTGCCGGTGCTGCGCGCCGCGCACCTGGGCGGCAACCCCTGGCGCTGCGACTGCCGCCTGGTGCCACTGCGCGCCTGGTTGGCCGGCCGGCCCGAGCGCGCGCCCTACCGCGACCTGCGCTGCGCCGCGCCCCCGGCGCTGCGCGGCCGCCTGCTGCCGTACCTGGCGGAAGACGAGCTGCGCGCCGCCTGTACGCCGGGCGCGCTCTGCTGGGGGGCGCTGGCAGCGCAGCTCCTGCTGCTCGGCCTCGGGCTCCTGCAcgcgctgctgctgctgctgctgctgtgtcgCCTGCGCCGGCtgcgcgcccgcgcccgcgccgcgCACCCGTTGTCGCTGACCGCCCCGCTGGTGGCGGAGACGGCCGGAGCCAGCGAGTTCTACGAGTAGTCCTGAGAGGCGCTGAGCGACGCGGGCGTGCCAGCCCGACAGGACCCTGCTCCAAGGAGCCCTCGCCCTGACCCGGACCGGGGCTCGTCCTCCGCCTGGGCACAGTCTTCCAGACCCCACCACCCCCGTGCGGGCCCCGGGCCACACGCGCCCCTCTGCAGCGAGGCGAGCCAAAGCCCAGGACGCTTAGGCGGGTCAAGGGGGTGAGCTGCAGCCCAGCCCCTGCGAGGTTCCCCACACCAAACTCCAGTGCAGAATAAACCCTTCTCCCAATCTGACTGGTCTCTGTGCCCCACCACCCGGAAATTCCCCTCCCAAACCACAGGACAAGCCCTAGGAGGTGATTCAAGGGGGATGCATCACATCTTCCTACACCCAACACGGGATCAGTGACTCTCCCAGACCACTCACTTTCAAAGGAGTTCAAGTGGAAGGCACAGAAGAACTCAGACAGTGACCACATTATAGGGTAGTGAAGACATTGTGGGGACAGTGAAAACAGTGTTGAGACAGTGAGGACACTGAGGGGCAGTGAGGACACGGGGACGGTGAGGATACTGGACAGTGAAGACAGTGGGGACATCGAGGGCACTGCAGGACAGTGtggttgagagaaagagagaggatggtTGGAGTTGGGGGTCTCTGGGGGTCAGTGAGGGGCCGTGAGGAGGCTCTGACGACTGTTGGGAGCGTGGATGGGCAGATTTCAGGGCAGTCAGGGATGGGTCAGGGTGGTGAGAATAATCTGATGACCCACCTGGAACTCCCTGGGCATCTGAATTAGAAGCTCAGCCTCTGGAGGACAGGTGAGGCAGGTCCCTGCAGGGTTGAGTGGGTACCAGGGAGCTGCGCAGTGTCTGGAATCATGTTCTGCACTTGACCGCCACTTCCCGTGGGAAGGTGCCTCTGACCGCTCGGACCAGCCTTGGTCCCTGGTCTCCCCTATCTCACCCCTGAACTCAGGCTGAGCAGCCAGGGCCTGGGACTCCTCCAGGGTGCCCCACTGTGGCACAAGCTGCCAACAAGGGACCCAGGGTGCCCAAATGAAGGGCTGACACTTTCCTCAATATTGGAGTCCCATGCCTGCCCTGGGTGGGGCCTCCACCTGGCTGGCCCTGTAAACAATGAAGGCCACTCTTCATGGACCCAAACAGGACCCTGACAAGAAGCCTCAGGCCtgggcctggggcgcctggcacAGGAAGGCTCTGGCCCCCATTGACCGGGTCGGGGAGGCTGCCGCTGACATGGCCTTTGTCCCAGTCTTTGTGGGACAAGATGGATGGCCCTCCGGTTGGGCTGATGCTATCTCAGGGCTGCCGGTCAGACGTGAGGCAGGAGCCACCCCCTCCTTTGTGGGCAGGTGCGGGCCATCCGGCCCATTGTGGGCTGTGGCCGACTGTCCAGCCGTCCATCCGGCCTTATCACTACATCAGGGATGGCCCCTTTTGTACAAATGAactgccaaccccccccccccccacacacacacaccctcagggATGGCCCAGCACACCCAGAG contains these protein-coding regions:
- the LOC106983600 gene encoding septin-5 isoform X3, which translates into the protein MLGDFLGLTLAPRWPWRSSSEIGIHTVGRCWVEPRSPGPGCGPAGGVGAGSHWLPGASLLAGTRPTLGQVRLLGRGPSTSTCWQGPLQGARARSCLPIKAGQTMPETQGHMLPGYCLKERERRPGRPAPTASPGPWSYWARQLLPSTNRDSLLLRCEPRQACVYPSFKDIDKQYVGFATLPNQVHRKSVKKGFDFTLMVAGESGLGKSTLVHSLFLTDLYKDRKLLSAEERISQTVEILKHTVDIEEKGVKLKLTIVDTPGFGDAVNNSECWKPITDYVDQQFEQYFRDESGLNRKNIQDNRVHCCLYFISPFGHGLRPVDVGFMKALHEKVNIVPLIAKADCLVPSEIRKLKERIREEIDKFGIHVYQFPECDSDEDEDFKQQDRELKESAPFAVIGSNTVVEAKGQRVRGRLYPWGIVEVENQAHCDFVKLRNMLIRTHMHDLKDVTCDVHYENYRAHCIQQMTSKLTQDSRMESPIPILPLPTPDAETEKLIRMKDEELRRMQEMLQKMKQQMQDQ
- the LOC106983600 gene encoding septin-5 isoform X1, giving the protein MDSLAAPQDRLVEQLLSPRTQAQRRLKDIDKQYVGFATLPNQVHRKSVKKGFDFTLMVAGESGLGKSTLVHSLFLTDLYKDRKLLSAEERISQTVEILKHTVDIEEKGVKLKLTIVDTPGFGDAVNNSECWKPITDYVDQQFEQYFRDESGLNRKNIQDNRVHCCLYFISPFGHGLRPVDVGFMKALHEKVNIVPLIAKADCLVPSEIRKLKERIREEIDKFGIHVYQFPECDSDEDEDFKQQDRELKESAPFAVIGSNTVVEAKGQRVRGRLYPWGIVEVENQAHCDFVKLRNMLIRTHMHDLKDVTCDVHYENYRAHCIQQMTSKLTQDSRMESPIPILPLPTPDAETEKLIRMKDEELRRMQEMLQKMKQQMQDQ
- the LOC106983600 gene encoding septin-5 isoform X2 yields the protein MSTGLRYKSKLATPEDKQDIDKQYVGFATLPNQVHRKSVKKGFDFTLMVAGESGLGKSTLVHSLFLTDLYKDRKLLSAEERISQTVEILKHTVDIEEKGVKLKLTIVDTPGFGDAVNNSECWKPITDYVDQQFEQYFRDESGLNRKNIQDNRVHCCLYFISPFGHGLRPVDVGFMKALHEKVNIVPLIAKADCLVPSEIRKLKERIREEIDKFGIHVYQFPECDSDEDEDFKQQDRELKESAPFAVIGSNTVVEAKGQRVRGRLYPWGIVEVENQAHCDFVKLRNMLIRTHMHDLKDVTCDVHYENYRAHCIQQMTSKLTQDSRMESPIPILPLPTPDAETEKLIRMKDEELRRMQEMLQKMKQQMQDQ
- the LOC113597914 gene encoding platelet glycoprotein Ib beta chain; translation: MGSGPRRALSLLLLLLAPLSRPVAGCPAPCGCAGTRVDCGRRGLTWASLPAAFPPDTTELVLTGNNLTALPPGLLDSLPVLRAAHLGGNPWRCDCRLVPLRAWLAGRPERAPYRDLRCAAPPALRGRLLPYLAEDELRAACTPGALCWGALAAQLLLLGLGLLHALLLLLLLCRLRRLRARARAAHPLSLTAPLVAETAGASEFYE